The Acetivibrio saccincola genome window below encodes:
- a CDS encoding sporulation peptidase YabG encodes MPDYSIGDFVARKSYGKDVVFVISDIVEDVERSIEEGERRERYVLKGLTVRLVADADKDDLVKINPKVAKLSAERNIYGLKRQRFFNQLYKSINLFNIGHVRRRGIPGKVLHIDGSREFLNSSMAYYKILGLNPVGVYVDEPEQPNLARSLLSKYNPDIVVFTGHDGLRKDATDIESFGSYTYSRYYYQAVSEARAYQPDPEGLFVYAGACQSYYEALISAGATYASSPARVLIHSTDPVTLASRIALTPHNRIITPKQAVMGTYSGTKGIGGVDTRGRLKLI; translated from the coding sequence TTGCCGGATTATAGTATAGGTGATTTTGTGGCAAGAAAATCATATGGAAAGGATGTTGTATTTGTAATTTCTGACATTGTAGAGGATGTTGAAAGAAGTATAGAAGAGGGTGAAAGAAGGGAAAGGTATGTACTAAAGGGTTTGACTGTAAGGTTAGTAGCTGATGCAGATAAAGATGATTTAGTAAAAATAAACCCTAAGGTTGCAAAACTTAGTGCAGAAAGAAACATTTATGGATTAAAAAGACAGCGTTTTTTTAATCAATTATACAAAAGCATAAATTTATTTAATATAGGACATGTGAGAAGGAGAGGAATACCGGGGAAGGTACTACATATAGACGGGAGCAGGGAATTTTTAAATTCAAGTATGGCGTATTATAAAATATTGGGCTTAAATCCTGTAGGAGTATATGTGGATGAACCGGAACAGCCCAATTTAGCAAGAAGCCTTTTAAGTAAATACAATCCGGATATTGTAGTTTTTACTGGTCATGACGGATTGCGTAAAGATGCTACTGATATCGAATCTTTTGGGAGTTATACATATTCAAGATATTATTATCAGGCGGTAAGTGAAGCCAGGGCATACCAGCCTGACCCTGAAGGTTTGTTTGTATATGCAGGAGCATGCCAGTCCTATTATGAAGCACTTATTTCGGCAGGCGCTACCTATGCTAGTTCTCCCGCCAGGGTGCTGATACATTCAACAGACCCTGTCACTTTGGCCTCCAGAATTGCCTTAACACCTCATAATAGAATTATAACTCCAAAACAGGCGGTAATGGGCACTTATTCAGGAACAAAGGGAATAGGAGGGGTGGATACAAGAGGAAGATTAAAACTAATATAA
- a CDS encoding patatin-like phospholipase family protein, with amino-acid sequence MFKGNKSLNLVLSGGGVKGIAYIGAFKALDLDGWKVLNIAGVSAGAMVGSIIASGYSPRALMDILKNFNFEKIKGTDVVRKIPIISEYIDFIQNQRVLNEENREFFLVMEKLKKDCECGFDGFNELDLYNMRCSVVKKIVKFCNKGYLFDGNYLEEWMYDVLKKKGIRTFGDLRGGLKDRVNPRGYKMRMTAVDATRDKIVVLPDDLEFYGIQPDDFEVAKAVRMSTSVPFVFKPVEIKRKTDSGEKVHYFVDGGIFDNFPFWLIESSDIPVIGIKLEGKKSSKGLNPLNILKNIISNLYNIGMPEKVSFNPENIIKIDVSDISFLDFDLDENEINYLIESGYKSVGN; translated from the coding sequence GTGTTTAAAGGTAATAAAAGCTTAAATCTGGTACTGAGCGGCGGGGGCGTTAAGGGGATAGCATATATAGGTGCCTTTAAGGCGCTGGATCTGGATGGTTGGAAAGTTTTAAATATAGCAGGGGTATCAGCAGGAGCCATGGTGGGAAGTATTATTGCGTCAGGCTATAGTCCACGTGCTTTAATGGATATTTTAAAAAATTTCAATTTTGAAAAAATAAAAGGAACAGATGTTGTAAGGAAAATACCTATTATATCAGAATATATTGACTTTATTCAAAACCAGAGGGTTTTAAATGAAGAAAACAGGGAATTTTTTTTGGTAATGGAAAAGTTAAAAAAAGACTGTGAATGTGGTTTTGACGGTTTTAATGAGCTGGATTTATATAATATGCGCTGCAGTGTTGTAAAAAAAATAGTTAAGTTTTGTAATAAGGGTTACCTTTTTGACGGGAACTATTTAGAAGAGTGGATGTATGATGTTTTGAAAAAGAAGGGGATAAGAACCTTTGGGGATTTAAGGGGAGGGCTAAAGGACAGGGTAAACCCCAGGGGGTACAAAATGAGAATGACGGCGGTGGATGCCACCAGGGACAAAATTGTGGTTTTGCCTGATGACTTAGAGTTTTATGGTATACAGCCGGATGATTTTGAAGTTGCAAAGGCAGTGAGAATGAGCACAAGTGTGCCATTTGTATTTAAACCTGTTGAAATTAAAAGGAAAACGGATAGCGGGGAGAAAGTCCACTACTTTGTGGATGGGGGTATATTTGACAATTTTCCCTTTTGGCTAATTGAAAGTAGTGATATACCTGTCATAGGGATAAAATTAGAGGGCAAGAAATCTTCTAAAGGACTAAATCCCTTAAATATACTTAAAAACATCATTTCGAATTTATACAATATTGGAATGCCGGAAAAAGTGAGTTTCAATCCTGAAAATATCATCAAAATAGATGTATCTGATATATCTTTTCTGGATTTTGATTTAGATGAAAATGAAATAAATTATCTTATAGAATCCGGATATAAATCAGTGGGAAATTAA
- the speD gene encoding adenosylmethionine decarboxylase — MKKTKPRKKLQLYGFNNLTKSLSFNIYDICYAKDPNDRKGYIDYIDEQYNAERLTKILTDVASIIGANILNIASQDYEPQGASVTMLISEEKILDAPIDEVQSESPGPLPETILGHLDKSHLAVHTYPESHPDDGISTFRVDIDVSTCGRISPLKALNYLIHSFDSDIITIDYRVRGFTRDVSGKKLFIDHKINSIQNYISANTKNLYQMIDVNVYQENIFHTKMILKDFDLDNYLFGISKKELKPGERRKIKAKLKKEMTEIFYGRNI; from the coding sequence ATGAAGAAAACCAAGCCTCGAAAAAAATTACAATTATACGGTTTTAATAACCTGACAAAAAGTTTAAGTTTCAACATATACGATATATGCTATGCCAAAGACCCTAATGACCGGAAAGGCTATATTGACTATATTGACGAACAGTACAATGCTGAAAGGCTGACTAAAATTTTAACAGATGTGGCATCAATAATAGGTGCTAACATCCTGAACATTGCAAGTCAGGATTATGAACCCCAGGGAGCCAGCGTAACAATGCTTATATCAGAAGAAAAAATTCTTGATGCACCTATAGATGAAGTCCAGTCTGAATCCCCCGGCCCGTTGCCTGAAACGATACTAGGACATCTTGACAAAAGCCATCTTGCTGTGCATACCTATCCGGAAAGTCATCCTGACGACGGTATCAGCACTTTCAGAGTAGATATTGATGTTTCCACATGTGGAAGGATATCACCTCTTAAAGCATTGAACTACCTGATACACAGCTTTGATTCGGATATAATTACAATTGACTACAGGGTAAGGGGCTTTACAAGGGATGTATCCGGAAAAAAGCTTTTTATTGACCATAAAATCAACTCTATACAAAATTATATATCCGCCAATACAAAAAATTTGTATCAAATGATTGATGTTAATGTATATCAAGAAAATATATTCCATACAAAAATGATTTTAAAGGATTTTGATTTGGACAATTATCTGTTTGGAATATCAAAAAAGGAGCTCAAGCCCGGTGAGAGAAGGAAAATAAAGGCGAAGCTGAAGAAGGAAATGACTGAAATATTTTACGGCAGAAATATTTAG
- a CDS encoding Ppx/GppA phosphatase family protein: MCKEKHEVMAAIDVGSNSLRMMIAQVTSEGEIIPLEDLYMPTYIGRDTFSFGRIQLESIHDTCETLKGFLKVMKDYKVNSYRAVSTSGIREAENREYVLDQIKTRTGLEVEVINNAQERFLMSKAIRNYMSSEMKFLDKGTLIVDIRSGGVEISVYDKGDLKLTEYLKIGSLRLKEILASLERRSLDFPGLMQEFIDSRIDFMKQILPKFNIKGFVGLGGELKTIIELSSKKKDNKFKPKIKKEELKNLYDRVYRLTTPQIIEEFKISSHQAEILVPSIILFNSFLEMTNANTIHAPMVSLRHGLLVDMVDDRFNTKGKKESYNDIIASVWHIGKKYSIDEVHSKFIEEISMSIFDQMRDIHVLGETEKLYLRVAAILHDIGKYVNHNKHDAHSYNIIRFQDIMALSDSELNIVANIARYHSDEIPDLSHDNYYVLDAREKIIVSKLVVILRIAEALDISHKQKIKKVEISRRSRQLYFDVWSDEDIMLEEWSFASNSDFFEEVMGYKPVIRRRG, from the coding sequence ATGTGTAAAGAAAAGCATGAAGTAATGGCTGCTATTGATGTAGGCTCAAATTCACTCAGAATGATGATAGCACAGGTTACATCAGAAGGAGAAATTATTCCTCTTGAAGACTTGTATATGCCTACTTACATAGGAAGGGACACTTTTTCCTTTGGGAGAATCCAGCTTGAGTCAATTCACGATACCTGCGAGACATTAAAAGGTTTTTTGAAAGTCATGAAAGACTATAAAGTTAACAGCTACAGGGCTGTAAGTACAAGCGGGATTAGGGAAGCAGAAAACAGGGAGTATGTTTTAGATCAGATAAAAACCAGAACGGGTTTAGAAGTTGAAGTTATCAATAACGCCCAGGAACGATTTTTAATGTCTAAAGCCATAAGAAACTATATGTCCAGTGAAATGAAATTTTTAGATAAAGGCACATTGATAGTGGATATACGTTCAGGAGGCGTGGAAATTTCAGTATATGACAAAGGGGATTTAAAGCTTACTGAATATTTAAAAATCGGTTCTTTAAGGCTTAAGGAGATTTTAGCCAGTCTTGAAAGGAGAAGCCTTGACTTTCCGGGATTAATGCAGGAGTTTATTGACAGCAGGATAGATTTTATGAAACAAATACTTCCTAAATTTAATATCAAGGGCTTTGTTGGTCTTGGAGGGGAATTAAAAACCATTATAGAATTGTCTTCTAAGAAAAAAGACAATAAATTTAAACCTAAAATAAAAAAAGAAGAGCTTAAAAATCTGTATGATAGAGTTTACAGGCTGACAACCCCCCAGATAATAGAGGAATTTAAAATTTCCAGCCATCAGGCAGAAATTCTCGTGCCCTCTATAATACTGTTTAATAGTTTTTTGGAAATGACCAATGCAAATACAATACACGCACCTATGGTATCCTTAAGACACGGTCTTTTAGTTGATATGGTGGATGACAGATTTAACACCAAGGGCAAAAAAGAGAGCTACAATGACATAATTGCTTCTGTATGGCATATTGGAAAAAAGTATTCTATAGATGAAGTTCACAGTAAATTTATTGAGGAAATTTCAATGTCTATATTTGACCAGATGAGGGATATTCATGTTCTTGGTGAAACTGAAAAACTTTATTTGAGGGTGGCGGCCATACTTCATGATATTGGAAAATATGTAAATCACAACAAACACGATGCACACTCTTATAACATAATCCGTTTTCAGGATATTATGGCACTTTCAGACAGTGAATTAAATATTGTTGCAAATATAGCAAGGTACCACAGCGATGAAATTCCTGATTTGTCGCATGATAATTACTATGTACTTGATGCCAGGGAGAAAATAATTGTTTCAAAGCTTGTGGTAATTTTAAGGATAGCTGAAGCTTTGGATATTTCCCACAAACAAAAAATAAAGAAAGTAGAAATTAGCAGGCGCTCACGGCAGCTGTACTTTGACGTATGGTCGGATGAGGATATTATGCTGGAAGAATGGAGTTTTGCAAGCAATTCTGATTTTTTTGAAGAAGTTATGGGATATAAACCTGTTATTAGACGTAGGGGTTGA
- a CDS encoding RNA degradosome polyphosphate kinase yields MKKFEYKLNTNYFNRELSWLEFNERVLNEACNSNTNPILERLKFLSIVSSNLDEFFMVRVASLFDQMLAGYNEPDIAGFTPREQIDLVALRVHKMIKDQYKCYNNSIIPALKKENIIILKPKKLNEKQKEFIDKFYYNTVYPVLTPMVVDRSRPFPLVLNQSLNIALLLENKEENEGPIFATVQVPSVLDRIVELPGEDDEKCFILLEDIIKMYIKTIFEGHNIITMACYRITRNTDQGLNEEEADDLLEAIQQYIKKRKWGMVIRLEIEKDMSTELLEILIREFEVPRETVYEINGPLDLTFLMKVQSIEGYDHLRYPAYVPQPVPELIGKEDIFSVISQKDILLHHPYQTFYPVIEFVRQAANDPDVLAIKQTLYRVSGNSPIVEALAQAAENGKQVTVLVELKARFDEQNNIIWAKRLEMAGCHVIYGLVGLKTHCKILLVVRREEDGIKRYVHMSTGNYNDITAKIYTDLGLFTANPYFGADASAIFNMLSGYSKLNKMYKLAVAPVTLRKKFEKLIRQEAVNAREGKKARIIANLNSLVDEGIINELYKASQAGVEIDLIVRGICCLRPGIEGLSERIRVKSIVGRFLEHRRIYYFYNDGEELVFLSSADWMGRNLNRRVEILFPIEDPDIKKRLMRILDACLKDTEKGRMLDKDGNYLKVSRKGKERLNCQEYFCKLAIEEAQKAVLEKTEKDL; encoded by the coding sequence ATGAAAAAATTTGAGTATAAACTAAATACAAATTATTTTAACAGGGAGCTAAGCTGGCTTGAATTTAATGAGAGGGTCCTTAATGAAGCATGTAATAGCAATACCAATCCCATTTTAGAAAGGCTTAAGTTTTTGTCAATTGTAAGTTCAAACCTTGATGAGTTTTTTATGGTAAGGGTTGCATCCTTGTTTGACCAGATGCTGGCGGGATACAATGAACCTGATATTGCGGGTTTTACCCCAAGGGAGCAGATTGATTTGGTTGCCCTCAGGGTTCATAAAATGATAAAGGACCAGTATAAGTGTTATAATAATTCCATAATACCTGCCCTTAAAAAAGAAAATATTATTATATTAAAGCCTAAAAAACTCAATGAAAAGCAAAAGGAATTTATTGATAAATTTTATTACAATACTGTTTATCCTGTACTTACTCCAATGGTGGTGGACAGGAGCAGACCTTTCCCTCTTGTTTTAAATCAAAGCCTTAATATAGCACTTCTTCTAGAAAATAAGGAGGAGAATGAAGGACCAATATTTGCAACAGTACAGGTTCCCTCAGTTTTAGACAGGATTGTTGAGCTTCCGGGGGAAGATGATGAAAAGTGTTTTATATTGCTGGAAGATATAATAAAAATGTATATTAAAACTATTTTTGAAGGACATAATATTATAACCATGGCTTGCTACCGCATTACCAGAAATACCGACCAGGGGCTTAATGAAGAGGAAGCAGATGACCTTTTAGAAGCCATCCAGCAGTATATTAAGAAAAGAAAATGGGGAATGGTTATAAGATTGGAAATAGAGAAAGATATGTCGACGGAGCTTTTAGAAATACTAATCAGGGAGTTTGAAGTGCCCAGGGAAACTGTTTATGAAATAAACGGACCCTTAGATTTGACTTTTTTAATGAAGGTCCAGTCAATAGAGGGCTACGACCACTTGCGGTATCCGGCGTATGTGCCCCAGCCGGTGCCAGAGCTCATTGGCAAGGAAGATATTTTCAGCGTAATTTCCCAAAAGGATATACTTCTTCACCATCCCTATCAGACCTTTTACCCTGTAATTGAGTTTGTACGGCAGGCAGCCAATGACCCGGATGTTTTGGCGATAAAGCAGACTTTGTACAGGGTGAGCGGAAATTCACCTATTGTTGAGGCTTTAGCCCAGGCTGCAGAAAATGGAAAACAAGTTACGGTTTTAGTGGAGCTTAAAGCCAGATTTGATGAGCAGAACAATATTATATGGGCAAAACGCCTTGAAATGGCAGGTTGCCATGTAATATACGGTCTGGTGGGCTTGAAAACCCACTGCAAAATACTTCTGGTGGTAAGAAGGGAAGAAGACGGCATAAAGAGATATGTCCACATGAGTACCGGAAATTACAATGATATAACGGCAAAAATTTATACGGATTTAGGGCTGTTTACAGCAAATCCTTATTTTGGTGCAGATGCATCGGCAATTTTTAATATGCTGTCAGGGTATTCAAAACTAAACAAAATGTATAAGCTGGCTGTTGCACCTGTTACGTTGAGGAAGAAATTTGAAAAGCTTATACGCCAGGAAGCTGTAAATGCCCGGGAAGGAAAGAAAGCCAGGATAATTGCCAATTTAAATTCCCTTGTGGATGAGGGGATAATAAATGAGCTTTATAAAGCTTCCCAGGCGGGGGTTGAAATTGATTTGATAGTAAGGGGCATATGCTGCTTAAGACCCGGGATTGAAGGACTTAGTGAGAGAATCAGGGTAAAGAGTATAGTGGGGCGTTTTTTGGAACACAGGAGGATATATTATTTTTATAATGACGGTGAAGAGCTGGTATTCTTGTCTAGTGCAGACTGGATGGGAAGAAATCTAAACCGCAGGGTTGAAATACTGTTTCCCATAGAAGACCCTGATATTAAAAAGAGACTAATGAGAATATTGGATGCTTGTCTTAAGGATACTGAAAAAGGCAGGATGCTGGATAAGGACGGCAATTATTTAAAGGTGAGCAGAAAGGGGAAGGAAAGGTTAAACTGTCAGGAATATTTTTGTAAGTTAGCAATTGAAGAAGCTCAAAAAGCCGTTTTAGAGAAAACAGAAAAAGATTTATAG
- a CDS encoding class I SAM-dependent methyltransferase, giving the protein MLITKDWKDYELIDTGDGEKLERWGKYILRRPDPQIIWPIREESGLWKKADAVYHRSSKGGGQWSFKKKLPQRWEISYKGLFFFVEPTGFKHTGIFPEQAVNWDWIIEKISSSPRKINVLNLFAYTGGATVAAAYAGASVCHVDAAKGMVKWAKENLALSGLSDRPVRFIVDDVIKFVKREQRRGNKYDAVIMDPPSYGRGPRGELWKIEDSLFMFVEECLKVLSPKPLFFLINSYTTGFSPTVMSNILKMTVQKKYKGTITCGEVGIPATKTGVILPCGIYGRWEAKG; this is encoded by the coding sequence GTGTTAATTACAAAAGATTGGAAAGATTATGAACTTATTGATACTGGTGATGGGGAGAAATTAGAAAGATGGGGAAAATATATTTTAAGAAGACCGGATCCTCAAATTATCTGGCCCATCAGGGAAGAAAGCGGATTGTGGAAAAAGGCGGATGCCGTTTATCATAGAAGTTCAAAAGGCGGGGGACAATGGAGTTTTAAAAAGAAGCTACCCCAAAGGTGGGAAATTTCATATAAGGGGCTGTTTTTTTTTGTGGAACCAACAGGTTTTAAGCACACCGGAATTTTTCCGGAGCAGGCGGTTAACTGGGATTGGATAATAGAAAAAATTAGTTCCTCCCCAAGAAAGATTAATGTTTTAAACCTGTTTGCTTATACAGGAGGAGCCACTGTGGCGGCAGCGTATGCAGGGGCTTCAGTGTGCCATGTTGACGCTGCTAAGGGAATGGTAAAGTGGGCAAAGGAAAACCTGGCTCTGTCCGGTCTTTCAGACAGACCGGTGAGGTTTATAGTTGATGATGTCATTAAGTTTGTTAAAAGAGAGCAGCGCAGAGGAAATAAATACGATGCTGTAATTATGGATCCCCCTTCCTATGGCAGGGGTCCAAGGGGTGAACTGTGGAAGATAGAAGATTCTCTTTTTATGTTTGTAGAAGAGTGTTTGAAAGTTTTGTCCCCAAAACCTTTGTTTTTCCTTATAAATTCATATACAACGGGTTTTTCTCCAACAGTAATGTCAAATATTCTTAAAATGACGGTTCAAAAGAAGTACAAGGGCACCATTACCTGTGGGGAAGTGGGAATACCTGCCACCAAGACAGGTGTTATTTTGCCTTGCGGTATTTATGGGCGCTGGGAGGCAAAGGGATGA
- a CDS encoding RluA family pseudouridine synthase: protein MTLKSAIDVIYEDNHLLVVKKPVNMPVQGDSTGDEDLLTVLKKYIKEKYKKPGNVYLGLVHRLDRPVGGVMVFAKTSKAASRLSDAIRKREFYKTYLAVVHGVLKDKKGKMEDYLLKNKKNNIVNVVDENTKGAKYAYLEYSVLSESRNFSLVKINLHTGRPHQIRVQFSGAGHPLYGDQKYGKAVNFPGQQIALWSCEISFTHPTTKKNLKFECNPPNIEPWNWF from the coding sequence ATGACATTAAAAAGTGCCATAGATGTAATTTATGAAGACAACCATCTGTTGGTGGTAAAAAAACCTGTTAATATGCCTGTTCAGGGGGACTCTACAGGCGATGAGGATTTGCTGACGGTTTTAAAAAAATATATAAAAGAAAAATATAAAAAGCCCGGCAATGTATATTTAGGGCTTGTTCACAGGTTAGACCGCCCGGTAGGCGGTGTAATGGTGTTTGCAAAGACTTCTAAAGCAGCGTCAAGGCTTTCTGATGCCATAAGAAAAAGGGAGTTTTATAAGACATATTTAGCTGTTGTCCACGGTGTTTTAAAAGATAAAAAGGGGAAAATGGAAGACTATTTACTAAAAAATAAAAAAAACAATATTGTAAATGTAGTGGATGAAAACACAAAAGGAGCAAAATATGCTTATTTAGAGTACAGTGTTTTAAGTGAAAGCAGAAATTTTAGCCTGGTAAAGATAAACTTACATACCGGGCGTCCCCACCAAATAAGGGTTCAATTCTCCGGTGCAGGTCATCCTTTATATGGGGATCAGAAATACGGAAAGGCCGTCAATTTTCCCGGGCAGCAAATAGCATTATGGTCTTGTGAAATAAGTTTTACCCACCCTACAACTAAAAAAAATCTAAAATTTGAATGTAACCCTCCTAACATAGAGCCTTGGAACTGGTTTTAA
- a CDS encoding cache domain-containing protein gives MKNKPRLRKKLMRVSIAIIILFTATVFFVTDNRVNNLIEDNMFAKLDSVSVFALDIIESRYEGNWNVKDGRLFLGEKPISYNYEIVDEIKRNIDTFATIYLKDEIVTSSILDNEGERIVGMKAPGDVAKRVLENGSVYRNVESIAGQKYVVRYMPIKDSGDEIIGMWSVAMPKAYVGEQAKQIFTMRISIVVVSILCGILGCIILLLYSKKYLSDIDTLKVSFIESDSGGDKTQKKVLMMSLLLTFTFFLIWFVIQGFTVGNVVSKLENDNIENILTVNSELGYMLIDEIYEGDWIAKYNSLYKGEKNLYGDFDITDRITSDINSFLTIFMWDTIVSTNILKSDGTRPLGAKASNKVIENVLKGGNEYISETSIDGKKYITKYVPIKNSEGKIVGMWANGIEKKVAVSHITGIRKRITQISLLAIIIAFITFLRLSIKMASDIRNFDVRLQTNIN, from the coding sequence ATGAAAAACAAGCCTAGGTTGAGAAAGAAATTAATGAGGGTTTCTATTGCCATCATTATACTATTTACAGCCACCGTATTTTTTGTTACAGACAACAGAGTTAACAATTTAATAGAAGACAATATGTTTGCAAAATTAGATTCTGTTTCGGTATTTGCCCTTGACATTATTGAGAGCAGGTATGAAGGCAACTGGAATGTTAAAGACGGCAGGCTGTTTTTAGGGGAGAAACCCATAAGCTACAATTATGAAATTGTAGATGAGATAAAAAGAAATATAGACACCTTTGCTACTATATATCTTAAAGACGAAATAGTAACCAGTAGCATTTTAGACAATGAAGGGGAAAGAATTGTCGGGATGAAGGCGCCGGGGGATGTAGCAAAAAGGGTTTTAGAAAACGGTTCTGTATACAGGAATGTAGAAAGTATTGCCGGTCAGAAATATGTTGTAAGATACATGCCTATAAAGGACAGTGGAGATGAAATAATTGGAATGTGGTCTGTTGCCATGCCAAAAGCTTATGTGGGGGAACAGGCTAAACAAATATTTACAATGAGGATATCCATTGTTGTGGTTTCCATACTCTGTGGTATATTAGGCTGTATAATACTGCTGCTATATTCAAAAAAATATCTTAGCGATATAGATACTCTTAAAGTTTCATTTATTGAATCTGATTCCGGCGGCGATAAAACACAGAAAAAAGTTTTAATGATGTCTTTATTGCTGACATTTACATTCTTTTTGATTTGGTTTGTTATACAGGGCTTTACCGTTGGTAATGTAGTTAGTAAGCTTGAAAATGATAATATAGAAAACATACTGACAGTTAATTCAGAATTAGGGTATATGTTAATTGATGAGATATATGAAGGCGACTGGATAGCTAAATATAACTCCTTGTATAAAGGAGAGAAGAACTTATACGGGGATTTTGACATAACAGACAGGATTACTTCTGATATAAACTCCTTTTTAACCATTTTTATGTGGGATACAATAGTTTCTACAAACATTTTAAAATCCGACGGGACAAGACCTTTAGGGGCTAAAGCCTCTAACAAGGTTATAGAAAATGTTTTAAAAGGAGGAAATGAATACATATCAGAAACCTCTATCGACGGCAAAAAATACATAACAAAATATGTGCCAATTAAAAACAGTGAGGGCAAGATAGTCGGAATGTGGGCTAATGGAATTGAGAAAAAAGTAGCAGTAAGCCACATAACAGGTATAAGAAAAAGAATAACCCAAATTAGTCTTTTAGCTATTATAATAGCATTTATAACATTCCTGCGTTTGTCCATAAAGATGGCATCGGATATTAGGAACTTTGATGTGAGGCTTCAGACAAATATAAACTAA
- the glgA gene encoding glycogen synthase GlgA — translation MKNYKVLFASSEVDPFAKTGGLADVAASLPKALGTLGQDIRVVMPKYKNIPKEYVDRMEYLGYIYVDVSWRHQFCAILKLEQDGVVYYFLDNEYYFGRDGYYGYNDEAERFAFFCKAVIEFLPVVDFKPDIIHCNDWQTGVVSLLLNAHYRHLEFYRDIRTVYTIHNLKYQGVFPKEVLGELLGLSWDYFTADGIEFYDKVNYLKAGIAYSDIINTVSKTYAEEIKTDFYGENLNSILNKRSGDLYGILNGIDMERNDPATDERIFANYSKDNMEGKLVNRHMLQKSVGLEERIDIPIIGIISRLVDQKGFDLIDFVMEDLLKMDIQLIILGAGERKYEEMLKYYEGKCPNKLSVHLKYDAVLAQRIYAGVDMFLMPSLFEPCGLSQMFSLRYGTIPIVRETGGLKDTVTQYNEITREGNGFTFKRYNAHDMLFAVKQAVHYYYHRATWEYLMYNGMSLDFSWEKSAKEYIELYNKAVKKQ, via the coding sequence ATGAAAAATTACAAAGTTCTTTTTGCATCATCAGAAGTTGATCCATTTGCAAAAACAGGGGGATTAGCTGATGTAGCTGCTTCTCTTCCTAAGGCATTAGGTACTTTAGGCCAGGATATAAGAGTTGTTATGCCTAAGTACAAAAACATACCCAAAGAGTATGTTGACAGGATGGAATATTTAGGCTACATATATGTTGACGTTTCATGGAGGCATCAGTTTTGTGCTATTTTAAAGCTGGAGCAGGACGGAGTTGTATATTATTTTCTGGACAATGAATATTATTTTGGCAGGGACGGGTACTACGGCTATAATGATGAAGCAGAGAGGTTTGCTTTTTTCTGCAAAGCAGTAATAGAATTTTTGCCTGTTGTTGATTTTAAACCGGACATTATCCACTGTAACGATTGGCAGACGGGGGTTGTTAGCTTACTCCTTAATGCACATTACAGGCATTTGGAATTTTACCGGGATATAAGGACTGTTTACACCATACATAACCTTAAGTACCAAGGGGTTTTCCCTAAAGAAGTGCTTGGGGAGCTGTTAGGACTTTCCTGGGATTACTTTACAGCTGACGGGATTGAGTTTTATGACAAGGTAAATTATTTAAAGGCAGGTATAGCTTATTCTGATATTATAAATACAGTAAGCAAAACTTATGCGGAGGAGATTAAAACTGATTTTTACGGAGAAAATTTAAACAGCATTTTAAATAAGAGATCCGGCGACCTTTATGGTATTTTAAACGGCATTGATATGGAGAGAAACGATCCTGCCACAGATGAAAGAATTTTTGCAAACTACAGCAAAGACAATATGGAAGGAAAGCTTGTGAACAGGCACATGCTTCAAAAGTCAGTGGGACTTGAGGAGAGAATTGATATCCCTATTATTGGAATTATATCAAGGTTGGTTGACCAAAAAGGTTTTGACCTTATAGATTTTGTGATGGAAGACCTTTTAAAAATGGATATACAGCTTATAATTCTTGGTGCAGGTGAGCGGAAGTATGAAGAGATGTTAAAGTACTATGAGGGAAAATGTCCTAATAAGCTTTCTGTTCATTTAAAATATGATGCAGTGCTTGCACAGAGGATATATGCAGGGGTGGATATGTTTTTGATGCCCTCTCTTTTTGAACCCTGCGGTTTAAGCCAGATGTTCAGTTTAAGGTATGGTACAATACCCATTGTAAGGGAAACAGGAGGCTTAAAGGATACAGTAACACAGTATAATGAGATTACCAGGGAAGGAAACGGGTTTACCTTTAAGAGGTACAATGCCCATGATATGCTTTTTGCAGTTAAACAGGCGGTACACTACTATTATCATAGGGCAACATGGGAGTATTTAATGTATAACGGTATGTCCCTGGATTTTAGCTGGGAAAAATCAGCCAAAGAATATATAGAATTGTACAATAAAGCAGTGAAAAAACAATAA